A genome region from Trichoderma asperellum chromosome 7, complete sequence includes the following:
- a CDS encoding uncharacterized protein (EggNog:ENOG41): MSKHVPPPGAKSINEILDEARSHLIRIDPAQLLSELQTAASHGPTRVIDIRPAAQREREGAFAFPNTLDTSAAKHTISIIERNVLEWRLDPQNDSRIKELVDEFGYDTRVVITCSEGYTSSLAARELQKLGLSRATDLNGGYWAWKRHLEGQASS; encoded by the coding sequence ATGTCAAAACACGTTCCTCCTCCCGGTGCCAAAAGCATCAACGAAATCCTTGACGAAGCACGCTCCCATCTCATCCGCATTGACCCCGCTCAGCTTCTCTCAGAGCTGCAAACTGCCGCCTCTCACGGCCCAACACGTGTTATAGACATTCGGCCTGCTGCTCAACGCGAGCGGGAAGGTGCATTTGCATTCCCCAACACGCTCGATACATCTGCTGCGAAACACACAATCAGCATTATAGAGCGCAACGTGCTGGAGTGGCGCCTGGACCCGCAAAACGACTCCCGGATCAAGGAGCTTGTGGATGAGTTTGGCTACGATACTCGAGTAGTCATTACATGCTCAGAAGGTTACACCAGCTCCCTGGCCGCTAGGGAGCTACAGAAGCTGGGTTTGTCCAGAGCGACGGATTTGAATGGGGGTTATTGGGCGTGGAAACGGCATTTAGAGGGCCAAGCAAGCAGCTAA